One window of Leptospira yasudae genomic DNA carries:
- a CDS encoding hydroxymethylglutaryl-CoA lyase — protein sequence MKVKITEVGPRDGLQNEKRPVSTEIKAGYIERLVKAGLTHIEATSFVKKDAIPQLADAAELSALLDLNGKIRYSALTPNVKGYEAAKNAGYKEVAVFTAASESFVKKNINRTIAESIEGFKEIFQLAHRDGIQVRGYVSTVIDCPYEGKINPTKVLEVSKILLDQGAYEISLGETIGTGVPAEVEKLLELLLKEIPADKLAGHFHDTYGMAIANVEKSFSMGLRSFDSSSGGLGGCPYAKGAAGNLATDDLVYFLEKSGVPTGIDPGLLWEASAFMENALARELQSRTYLATKKKRES from the coding sequence ATGAAAGTAAAAATCACGGAAGTAGGTCCGAGAGACGGACTTCAAAACGAGAAACGTCCGGTTTCCACGGAGATCAAAGCGGGTTATATCGAGCGGCTCGTCAAAGCGGGTTTGACGCATATAGAAGCGACTTCCTTCGTAAAAAAGGACGCGATTCCTCAGTTGGCGGACGCGGCCGAACTTTCGGCCTTATTGGATTTGAACGGAAAAATCCGTTACTCGGCTTTGACTCCGAACGTAAAAGGATACGAAGCGGCAAAGAACGCGGGTTACAAAGAAGTCGCGGTTTTCACCGCGGCGTCGGAATCATTCGTGAAAAAAAACATCAACCGAACGATCGCGGAATCGATCGAAGGGTTCAAAGAAATCTTTCAACTCGCTCATCGGGACGGAATCCAAGTGCGAGGCTATGTCTCGACCGTGATCGATTGTCCTTACGAAGGAAAAATCAATCCGACAAAGGTATTGGAAGTTTCCAAAATTCTTTTGGATCAAGGCGCGTATGAAATCTCACTCGGAGAAACGATCGGCACGGGAGTTCCCGCGGAAGTGGAGAAGTTGTTGGAACTCCTACTGAAAGAAATCCCCGCGGACAAACTGGCCGGGCACTTTCACGACACGTATGGAATGGCGATCGCCAATGTGGAAAAGTCATTTTCTATGGGACTTCGCTCCTTCGATTCTTCATCGGGCGGATTGGGAGGATGTCCCTACGCAAAAGGCGCCGCCGGAAATTTAGCGACCGACGACCTCGTATATTTTTTGGAAAAGTCGGGAGTTCCCACGGGAATCGATCCCGGACTTCTCTGGGAAGCGTCCGCGTTTATGGAGAATGCGCTCGCCCGAGAATTGCAATCCAGAACGTATCTCGCCACCAAAAAGAAACGAGAGTCTTGA
- a CDS encoding TIGR02757 family protein, translating to MKKVLERIFFEYETPEYLTTDPIEFPHSYSDLKDREIVGLISALFSYGNVVAIKNHLKHLFELCGNSPVRFLLNEELEGIRKKLKPYRFQKSADTFLFLQTIQEEIRKTKSNTLEPLFSLPQPGEFSLSAKEQRSLDQSGTLRQRIVAFQLRFLETSKKINRQQTQSYGYKFLIGQGPSSSSLKRYSMYLRWMVRKEFPDLGIYTTIDPNELLYPLDVHIQRIASVLKISSRSTPDWKKAEEITNFFLKLFPNDPVRGDFALSRLGILRKCKSKYAKELCETCRINSICKVYEKRPGASRDRLFDKQART from the coding sequence ATGAAGAAGGTTCTGGAAAGAATCTTCTTCGAATACGAAACTCCCGAATATCTAACGACGGATCCGATCGAGTTCCCGCATTCGTATTCCGATTTGAAAGATCGGGAAATCGTCGGACTTATATCCGCGCTCTTCTCGTATGGGAACGTCGTCGCGATCAAAAATCATCTCAAACATCTTTTCGAACTCTGCGGGAACTCCCCGGTTCGATTCCTCTTAAACGAAGAACTCGAAGGTATCCGCAAAAAACTCAAACCCTATCGATTTCAAAAATCGGCCGATACGTTTCTCTTTCTGCAAACGATCCAAGAGGAAATTCGAAAAACGAAATCGAATACGTTGGAGCCTTTATTTTCTCTTCCGCAACCCGGAGAATTCTCCCTTTCCGCAAAGGAACAAAGATCGCTCGATCAAAGCGGAACCTTACGACAAAGAATCGTCGCCTTCCAGCTTCGATTTCTCGAAACTTCTAAAAAAATCAACCGACAACAAACGCAAAGTTACGGATATAAATTTCTGATCGGACAAGGACCGAGTTCCTCTTCGTTAAAACGATATTCCATGTATCTGCGCTGGATGGTTCGGAAAGAATTTCCCGACCTCGGAATTTATACTACGATCGATCCGAACGAACTGCTCTATCCCTTGGACGTTCATATTCAAAGAATTGCAAGTGTTTTGAAGATCAGCTCCAGAAGCACTCCGGACTGGAAAAAAGCCGAGGAAATCACGAACTTCTTTCTAAAACTTTTCCCGAACGATCCCGTGCGGGGAGACTTTGCCCTCAGTCGATTGGGTATATTACGAAAATGTAAATCGAAATACGCGAAGGAATTATGCGAAACCTGCAGAATCAATTCGATCTGCAAGGTTTACGAGAAACGGCCCGGAGCAAGCCGGGATCGGTTATTCGACAAACAAGCCCGGACCTGA
- a CDS encoding adenylosuccinate synthase, producing the protein MPASLVVGTQWGDEGKAKVIDFLSKDTDIIVRYQGGANAGHTVVVHGKKYVFHLVPSGVIYDQTICVIGNGVVLDPLFFIEECDRLQKEGFPVYDKLLLSDACHLLFPYHSQIDGARETTVSQEHKIGTTKKGIGICYADKMMRMGLRVGDLLDDSYQARLKHLVEEKNRELDKLYGMPPVSYNDINEGLKFFLSKVKKNIINTAYYLDSELRNGKRVLLEGAQGTGLDVDFGTYPYVTSSNPTTGGALIGTGIPFQHLKHVIGITKAYTTRVGEGPFPTELLGEAGEALRQKGGEFGATTGRPRRCGWFDAEMLRHSVRINGITSIALTKIDILSDYDKIPVAVGYKLNGKKLDCFPSQGLDKVEVVYEEFPGWKSDISGICEFQKLPEKCKDYISTLERFIGVKINLVSTGPDRKDTIHGDSF; encoded by the coding sequence ATGCCCGCATCGTTAGTAGTAGGAACCCAATGGGGGGATGAAGGAAAAGCCAAAGTCATCGACTTTCTTTCCAAGGACACGGACATCATCGTTCGTTATCAAGGCGGAGCGAACGCGGGACATACGGTCGTAGTTCACGGAAAAAAATACGTGTTTCACCTCGTTCCTTCCGGAGTGATCTACGATCAGACGATTTGCGTGATCGGAAACGGCGTCGTTCTCGATCCTCTTTTCTTTATCGAAGAATGCGATCGGCTTCAAAAGGAAGGTTTTCCGGTTTATGACAAGCTTTTGTTAAGCGACGCGTGTCATCTTCTGTTTCCGTATCATTCTCAGATCGACGGAGCGAGAGAAACGACCGTAAGCCAAGAACACAAGATCGGAACGACCAAAAAGGGAATCGGAATCTGTTACGCCGATAAGATGATGAGAATGGGTTTGAGAGTGGGAGATCTTTTGGACGATTCCTACCAGGCCCGTTTGAAACATCTCGTCGAAGAAAAGAATCGCGAACTGGACAAACTCTACGGAATGCCGCCCGTTTCCTACAACGACATCAACGAGGGTTTGAAATTCTTCCTTTCGAAAGTTAAAAAGAATATTATCAATACTGCATATTACTTGGATTCCGAACTCAGAAACGGAAAACGGGTTCTTTTGGAAGGAGCGCAGGGAACCGGTTTGGACGTGGATTTCGGAACTTATCCTTACGTTACGAGTTCCAATCCTACCACGGGCGGCGCGTTGATCGGAACCGGAATTCCGTTTCAACATCTGAAACACGTGATCGGAATCACGAAAGCTTACACGACTCGAGTCGGAGAGGGGCCTTTCCCGACCGAACTTTTGGGAGAAGCGGGAGAAGCTCTTCGTCAAAAAGGCGGAGAATTCGGCGCGACCACGGGACGTCCGAGACGTTGCGGTTGGTTCGACGCGGAAATGCTGCGTCACTCCGTTCGTATCAACGGAATCACTTCCATCGCTTTGACGAAGATCGACATTCTTTCCGATTATGATAAGATTCCCGTCGCGGTCGGCTACAAGTTGAACGGAAAGAAGCTGGATTGTTTTCCTTCGCAAGGTTTGGATAAAGTGGAAGTCGTCTACGAAGAATTCCCCGGATGGAAATCCGACATTTCCGGCATCTGCGAATTTCAAAAACTTCCCGAAAAGTGTAAGGATTATATTTCTACTCTCGAAAGATTCATCGGAGTGAAGATCAATTTGGTTTCAACGGGACCTGATCGAAAGGATACGATTCACGGAGATTCTTTTTAA
- a CDS encoding ATP phosphoribosyltransferase regulatory subunit yields MNQNLPEPSQKKWIPDGFHFLGPEDSKDRRILLETVSGVLKKKGYSEVFLPAFDYSSTFLQTVSAPDSSSLFRIRDLSGNEISPSIDLTVQAVKGMAGFSHQKENQNIFYVGRVFRESAKGSVSRKEVLQIGAESLGASGKENTFKILEELDEIVSLLPLEDPLTLVLGNVNLFHSIVREFELNPNEIEILSALLYQKNGNEIERIFGEKKNSAVFIRLLNALVLNFDLDSLKKSLNLNSLSSELQKSLNVVLEETSWILKAWESKKRRIDLCIDFSLLRDLNYYTGFVFQGYLQGSPDPVLTGGAYDHLYEMFSGVQRNASGYAIVVNTLEASLKTPLPDSKS; encoded by the coding sequence ATGAATCAAAATCTCCCAGAACCCAGCCAGAAAAAATGGATTCCCGACGGGTTTCACTTTCTCGGCCCCGAAGACAGCAAGGACAGAAGGATCTTACTCGAAACCGTATCCGGTGTTCTTAAAAAAAAAGGCTACTCGGAAGTTTTCCTTCCCGCATTCGATTATAGTTCCACGTTTCTTCAGACCGTTTCCGCTCCCGATTCTTCCTCTTTATTCAGAATTCGTGATCTTTCCGGAAACGAGATTTCTCCGAGCATCGACCTGACCGTTCAGGCGGTCAAAGGTATGGCCGGTTTCTCCCATCAAAAGGAGAATCAAAACATCTTCTACGTCGGAAGAGTTTTTCGGGAGAGCGCTAAGGGAAGCGTTTCCCGTAAAGAGGTTCTTCAGATCGGCGCCGAATCGCTCGGGGCTTCCGGAAAGGAAAACACATTCAAAATTTTGGAAGAATTGGACGAGATCGTTTCGCTTCTTCCATTGGAAGATCCGTTGACCCTCGTTTTAGGAAACGTGAATCTGTTTCATTCCATCGTCCGCGAGTTCGAATTGAATCCGAACGAGATCGAAATTCTTTCGGCGTTGCTGTATCAGAAAAACGGAAACGAGATCGAACGGATTTTCGGAGAAAAGAAAAACAGCGCCGTATTCATCCGTTTGTTAAACGCACTCGTTTTGAACTTCGATCTGGATTCGCTGAAGAAATCCTTGAACCTGAATTCCCTTTCATCCGAACTTCAAAAAAGTTTAAACGTCGTTCTCGAAGAAACTTCCTGGATCCTAAAAGCCTGGGAATCCAAAAAAAGAAGGATCGATCTTTGTATCGACTTCTCCCTTTTGCGGGATCTGAATTATTATACCGGTTTCGTTTTTCAAGGTTATCTGCAAGGTTCTCCCGATCCCGTTTTGACGGGCGGAGCGTACGATCATCTTTACGAAATGTTTTCGGGAGTGCAAAGAAACGCGAGCGGCTACGCGATCGTGGTCAACACTTTGGAAGCTTCTTTGAAAACGCCTCTTCCCGATTCCAAATCATGA
- a CDS encoding 1-acyl-sn-glycerol-3-phosphate acyltransferase, translated as MAEKESSVGKWQKEFFENIHLFKRSGMTEEEAKKILQKFLYLSSVTPMPPVMDVFKEPNLLETVGVYTSPEQRSREFMMEFLSPIMKQFTVEGVDNLKAVKPLIGKYPITLISNHLSHLDAPAIFHQLYNCSPEGKAIAEQLVFIAGRLAYEPDFTRLGLYMFGTLLVCSKRDMADNPSLSDVMTKINMRAFRHSQKLQSEGKIVAIFPEGTRSRDGRLMPFVETVYHYVANKVIIPISLEKTDKILPTTSLLFNQVNGKLVIGKPVLVGELSRKQMETFPKEVEQLQFPEHGDKKQFLIDNLALLVGSNLNKHQHGTYRNLYKGDVAGKNILIKVPKEPEEKIVVIGASSMSIAVATLLANNDVLVYLYHPDQAYTEQCNTERRELKYYPLYKLPPNLIFTSDPEVLKTATLFIQGTNPWELINVYPEIQPFLNKNKAPFFNVVKGFTSTGLILDEVQTAFGLEDDRLGVIAGACYPDQIMERKISGFEIAASNATLIPRVQKLFTTGYIFPRPARIPTDIKGVQLGGALKTIYALAMGIVEGYFTQTLGGNVDNSLFHLSNRFFSEMTAIGTKMGGQPETFLGLSGLTDFMLSCFGTDAKDRKTGYDIAYGSPSERMSNGFYGLKVMPNLMSITPETPVLAAAYEIVINKKPMQQVIEMMEGRLSRV; from the coding sequence ATGGCTGAGAAAGAATCCAGCGTCGGTAAATGGCAGAAAGAATTTTTTGAAAACATCCACTTATTCAAACGTTCCGGAATGACGGAAGAAGAAGCCAAAAAGATTCTTCAGAAATTCTTATATCTCTCTTCGGTAACACCGATGCCTCCGGTAATGGACGTGTTCAAAGAGCCGAATCTTTTGGAAACCGTCGGGGTCTACACTTCTCCGGAACAAAGATCGAGAGAATTTATGATGGAGTTTCTTTCTCCGATCATGAAGCAGTTCACCGTGGAAGGTGTGGACAATCTCAAGGCCGTCAAACCTCTCATCGGAAAATATCCGATCACGCTGATCTCGAATCACTTATCGCATCTCGACGCGCCTGCGATCTTTCATCAGTTATACAATTGTTCTCCCGAAGGAAAGGCGATCGCGGAACAACTCGTTTTTATCGCGGGAAGATTGGCGTATGAACCCGACTTTACCCGTCTCGGTCTTTATATGTTCGGAACCCTTCTCGTTTGTTCCAAAAGGGATATGGCGGATAATCCGAGTCTTTCGGACGTGATGACCAAGATCAACATGAGAGCCTTCCGTCATTCTCAAAAACTTCAATCCGAAGGAAAGATCGTCGCGATCTTTCCGGAAGGAACGCGTTCCCGAGACGGACGACTGATGCCGTTCGTGGAAACGGTCTATCACTACGTCGCCAACAAAGTCATCATTCCTATCTCCCTCGAAAAGACGGATAAGATTCTCCCCACTACGAGTTTACTGTTCAATCAGGTGAACGGAAAACTCGTAATCGGCAAACCTGTGTTAGTCGGCGAACTTTCCCGCAAACAGATGGAAACCTTTCCGAAGGAAGTGGAGCAACTGCAATTCCCCGAACACGGAGATAAAAAGCAGTTCCTCATCGACAACCTCGCGTTGCTCGTCGGTTCCAACCTGAACAAACACCAACACGGAACGTATCGAAATCTTTATAAAGGCGACGTCGCCGGAAAGAACATTCTCATCAAGGTTCCGAAAGAACCGGAAGAAAAGATCGTCGTTATCGGAGCGAGCAGCATGTCGATCGCGGTCGCGACTCTTCTTGCAAACAACGACGTTTTGGTTTACCTCTATCATCCCGATCAGGCTTACACAGAACAATGCAATACGGAAAGAAGAGAACTGAAATACTACCCTCTTTACAAACTTCCGCCGAATTTGATTTTTACGTCCGATCCGGAAGTTTTAAAAACGGCCACTCTCTTTATTCAAGGAACCAACCCTTGGGAGCTCATCAACGTTTATCCGGAGATTCAGCCTTTCTTGAACAAGAATAAGGCTCCGTTCTTCAACGTTGTGAAAGGGTTCACCAGTACCGGTTTGATCTTGGACGAAGTGCAGACCGCATTCGGTTTGGAGGACGATCGTCTCGGCGTGATCGCGGGGGCTTGTTATCCCGATCAGATCATGGAACGGAAAATTTCCGGTTTCGAGATCGCCGCATCCAACGCGACTCTCATCCCGAGAGTTCAAAAGCTGTTTACGACCGGTTACATCTTCCCGCGCCCGGCGAGAATCCCGACCGACATCAAAGGGGTTCAGTTAGGCGGTGCTTTGAAAACGATCTACGCACTCGCAATGGGAATCGTGGAAGGTTATTTCACGCAAACCCTCGGCGGCAACGTGGATAATTCCCTCTTTCATTTATCGAATCGTTTCTTTTCCGAAATGACTGCGATCGGAACGAAGATGGGCGGACAACCGGAAACCTTTCTCGGACTTTCCGGACTTACGGACTTTATGCTTTCCTGTTTCGGAACCGATGCGAAGGACAGAAAAACCGGATACGATATCGCGTATGGTTCTCCTTCGGAAAGAATGTCCAACGGATTTTACGGTTTGAAAGTGATGCCGAATCTGATGAGCATCACTCCGGAAACTCCTGTCCTCGCGGCCGCGTATGAAATCGTGATCAACAAAAAACCGATGCAGCAGGTCATTGAAATGATGGAAGGAAGACTTTCGAGAGTTTGA
- a CDS encoding LamG-like jellyroll fold domain-containing protein, with product MMGSSNGFLKSSSQRSSRIFGILLLLSFQFSCMQAEKFSLDASNPAGLFLQIAIPNVIAAANGNNSSGSSFTATGDIHSVKLSWPAVTDGSKFKIYSSNTSSVTATGSPEITGSGTGIAGNSFTHSGLTGGETRYYLLEKIQTDGTKSYSQIAQATTYYLPTDVSSLVLWLNAEAGITKDGANKITTWQDQVNANVFTRYYANQEPYWLPTYRNQRPFVQMSNGEGRFFSGSGVPITGSSYTMLFVVEQNAISVASEGIIHLSGGGVTLYLKFYNGQLLINSSGGDFQSNAYATNAAHILTMQFSGTGTSLYLNGSLQKNTTNVYNAVGNNLTYLGVYSGGSGFDGRLAETLIYNQGLSAADRVKAECYLAFKYSLTVPHTCN from the coding sequence ATGATGGGATCATCTAACGGATTTTTGAAATCTTCTTCGCAGAGGAGTTCCCGCATCTTCGGGATTTTGCTTCTTCTTTCGTTTCAGTTTTCTTGTATGCAGGCGGAAAAGTTCAGCTTGGATGCGAGCAATCCGGCCGGATTATTCTTACAAATCGCCATTCCGAACGTGATTGCGGCCGCTAATGGAAACAACTCAAGCGGGTCTTCTTTTACTGCAACGGGCGACATCCATTCGGTGAAACTGAGTTGGCCTGCCGTAACGGACGGTTCTAAGTTTAAGATTTATTCTTCCAATACTTCTTCCGTGACAGCAACGGGATCGCCGGAAATCACGGGAAGCGGTACGGGAATCGCCGGAAACAGCTTCACTCATTCCGGCTTAACCGGAGGGGAAACGCGTTATTATCTTTTGGAAAAAATCCAAACCGATGGAACGAAGTCGTATTCTCAAATTGCGCAAGCGACGACATATTATCTCCCAACGGACGTTTCTAGTTTGGTGCTTTGGTTGAATGCGGAAGCGGGGATTACGAAAGACGGCGCCAACAAAATCACGACTTGGCAAGACCAAGTTAACGCGAATGTTTTCACTCGTTACTATGCAAATCAGGAACCGTATTGGCTTCCGACTTACCGCAATCAAAGACCCTTTGTTCAGATGAGCAATGGGGAAGGCCGGTTCTTTTCCGGCTCGGGAGTTCCGATTACGGGAAGTTCTTATACGATGCTTTTCGTGGTTGAACAGAATGCGATTTCAGTCGCAAGCGAGGGAATCATCCATCTTTCGGGTGGAGGCGTGACCTTGTATCTGAAATTCTACAACGGTCAGCTTTTGATCAACAGCAGTGGTGGAGATTTTCAAAGTAACGCTTATGCTACCAACGCGGCTCATATTCTTACGATGCAATTTTCCGGAACCGGAACCTCTCTGTATCTGAACGGAAGTTTGCAGAAAAACACTACGAACGTGTACAATGCGGTCGGAAATAATTTAACGTATCTCGGCGTTTATTCCGGTGGATCGGGTTTTGACGGAAGACTTGCGGAAACTTTGATCTACAATCAGGGACTCAGCGCTGCGGATCGAGTGAAAGCGGAATGTTATCTGGCTTTCAAATATAGTCTAACGGTTCCCCATACTTGCAACTAA
- the rplQ gene encoding 50S ribosomal protein L17, whose translation MNKRNKVKHLNRNKGHRDALINNMITSLFKYERIESTQAKLKVIRSHAEKLITRAKKNLVADLKPEVQLHNKREVMKRIKDREVVVKLFEDIAKRFESKNGGYTRVLKLVNRASDNSEVGILELTSRKERATLLKEREEKREGQAKVREEKRAARKSGSAPAPAKKEAAPKKEAKKKK comes from the coding sequence ATGAACAAAAGAAATAAAGTAAAACATTTAAACCGCAACAAAGGTCATAGAGACGCGTTGATCAACAATATGATCACCAGTCTTTTTAAGTATGAAAGAATCGAATCCACTCAAGCGAAGCTGAAAGTGATTCGTTCTCATGCGGAGAAACTGATTACAAGAGCTAAGAAGAATCTTGTCGCCGATCTGAAACCGGAAGTTCAACTTCACAACAAACGTGAAGTGATGAAAAGAATCAAAGATCGCGAAGTAGTCGTAAAACTTTTCGAAGATATCGCAAAACGTTTCGAGAGCAAAAACGGCGGGTATACTCGCGTATTGAAACTCGTGAACAGAGCTTCCGATAATTCCGAAGTAGGAATTTTGGAACTGACTTCCAGAAAAGAAAGAGCTACTCTCTTGAAAGAAAGAGAAGAAAAGCGCGAAGGACAAGCAAAGGTTAGAGAAGAAAAGAGAGCCGCAAGAAAATCCGGTTCGGCTCCTGCCCCAGCGAAGAAAGAAGCAGCTCCTAAAAAAGAAGCAAAGAAAAAGAAATAA
- a CDS encoding DNA-directed RNA polymerase subunit alpha — protein MSLKSLLKGFKRPKKIEFNTEANTPNYGKFVAEPFERGFATTIGNSLRRTLMSSIEGAAISAIRIEGVNHEFSFIEGVAEDVTRIILNLKQVRIKYEPEEKDQSKIIHLELKGAGYFRAGDLAVDSSIEIMNPDLHIATLNEDANLIMDLEIQRGRGYVPAEEKKKDIEVLGTIPVDSIFSPVQKVVFEVSETRVAQRSDYEKLTLEVWTDGSVSPDDAVAQAAKILKEHLTVFINFEEELEEEDDELDEADEKLKASLSKHVEELELSVRSLNVLRSLEIDFIGDLVKRSEEEMSKSKHYSDQCLQELKAKLSTLGLSFGMRDF, from the coding sequence TTGTCTCTCAAAAGCTTACTCAAAGGATTTAAACGTCCTAAGAAGATTGAATTCAACACGGAAGCGAACACTCCCAATTACGGGAAGTTCGTTGCAGAGCCATTTGAAAGGGGTTTTGCGACAACTATCGGTAACTCACTCAGAAGGACTCTTATGTCCTCGATCGAGGGAGCGGCGATTTCCGCGATTCGTATCGAAGGGGTAAACCACGAGTTTTCCTTTATCGAAGGCGTTGCGGAAGACGTAACGAGAATCATTCTGAACCTGAAACAAGTTCGTATTAAATACGAGCCTGAAGAAAAAGATCAGAGCAAAATCATTCATCTCGAACTGAAAGGAGCGGGATATTTTAGAGCGGGCGATCTCGCGGTGGATTCTTCCATCGAGATCATGAATCCCGATCTTCATATCGCAACCCTCAACGAAGACGCAAATCTGATTATGGATTTGGAAATTCAGAGAGGAAGAGGTTACGTTCCTGCGGAAGAAAAGAAAAAGGACATCGAAGTTCTCGGAACCATTCCTGTGGATTCCATCTTTTCTCCGGTTCAGAAAGTGGTTTTCGAAGTATCCGAAACCCGTGTTGCGCAAAGATCGGATTATGAAAAACTCACTCTGGAAGTATGGACCGACGGTTCCGTATCTCCGGACGACGCCGTAGCTCAAGCGGCTAAAATCTTAAAAGAGCATCTTACAGTATTTATCAATTTCGAAGAAGAACTGGAAGAAGAAGACGACGAACTGGATGAAGCGGATGAAAAACTCAAAGCTTCCTTGTCGAAACACGTGGAAGAATTGGAGCTCTCCGTTCGTTCTCTCAATGTGCTGAGAAGTCTGGAAATCGATTTCATCGGAGATCTCGTAAAAAGATCCGAAGAAGAAATGTCGAAATCCAAACATTACAGCGACCAGTGTCTCCAAGAGTTGAAGGCGAAACTTTCCACTCTGGGTCTCTCTTTCGGAATGAGGGATTTCTAA
- the rpsD gene encoding 30S ribosomal protein S4, which produces MARYRGPVVKIMRREGVDLFLKSSYTFNKDKFHRKGPPGMPTKRKGKVSEYGAQLREKQKLKRAYGLLEKQFRRYYEEASHSHGVTGEILLQLLERRLDNVLYRLGFAVTRRQARNFIAHRHVLVNGERVDIPSYRLNVGDKVEIREKFRTSTFIADNIKLSQSLQGVPSWLSADYTNFGGDVTALPERHHIDLPVKEQVIVELYSK; this is translated from the coding sequence ATGGCAAGATATAGAGGTCCTGTTGTAAAAATCATGAGAAGGGAGGGAGTTGATCTCTTCCTTAAGTCCAGCTATACTTTTAATAAAGATAAATTTCACCGCAAAGGGCCTCCTGGAATGCCTACAAAGCGGAAAGGAAAAGTGTCGGAATACGGCGCTCAGCTCCGTGAAAAACAAAAACTGAAAAGAGCTTACGGACTTTTAGAAAAACAATTCCGCAGATATTACGAAGAAGCTTCCCACTCTCACGGTGTGACGGGTGAAATTCTTCTTCAGCTTTTGGAAAGAAGATTGGACAACGTTCTGTATCGTCTCGGTTTCGCGGTAACTCGTCGCCAAGCGAGAAACTTTATCGCTCACAGACACGTTCTCGTGAACGGAGAAAGAGTGGATATTCCTTCCTACAGACTCAATGTAGGGGATAAAGTGGAAATCCGCGAGAAATTCAGAACTTCCACCTTCATCGCTGACAACATCAAGTTGTCTCAGTCGTTGCAGGGAGTTCCGTCTTGGTTATCGGCAGATTACACAAATTTTGGCGGGGACGTTACGGCATTGCCTGAGCGTCATCATATCGATCTACCGGTGAAAGAACAGGTAATCGTAGAGCTTTACTCGAAATAA
- the rpsK gene encoding 30S ribosomal protein S11 produces the protein MADDKKSAKKEKKVKKKEKKVVPRGKVYITASFNNTIVTITDMAGNTISWSTSGAMGFRGSKKSTPYAAQIAAGNAAEKAMDSAGLQEVDVMVSGPGIGRESAIRSLVARGLNIKMIKDVTPLPHNGCRPRKRRRV, from the coding sequence ATGGCTGACGATAAGAAATCCGCAAAAAAAGAGAAGAAAGTTAAAAAGAAGGAAAAGAAGGTCGTTCCTCGCGGGAAAGTTTATATCACCGCTTCCTTCAATAACACGATCGTTACTATTACCGATATGGCCGGAAACACGATTTCCTGGTCCACGTCGGGTGCGATGGGATTCCGTGGATCCAAAAAATCCACTCCTTACGCAGCGCAGATCGCCGCAGGGAACGCCGCTGAAAAGGCGATGGATTCCGCAGGGCTTCAAGAAGTAGACGTAATGGTATCCGGTCCCGGTATCGGCCGCGAGTCCGCGATTCGTTCTTTGGTTGCCAGAGGATTGAACATTAAGATGATTAAGGATGTTACTCCGTTGCCTCACAACGGTTGCCGTCCGCGTAAGAGAAGAAGGGTCTAA
- the rpsM gene encoding 30S ribosomal protein S13, whose translation MARIAGIDLPREKRVVVGLTYIFGIGNSLSRVILKKAGIDESIRVKDLNESQEAAIRKALEESAKVEGDLRSEIQLNIKRLMDIGCYRGLRHRRGLPVNGQRTRTNARTRKGGKKTVANKKKVTK comes from the coding sequence ATGGCGCGTATTGCAGGTATTGACCTTCCAAGAGAAAAAAGAGTCGTTGTAGGACTGACCTACATTTTCGGAATCGGAAATTCTCTTTCGAGAGTGATTTTGAAAAAAGCGGGAATCGACGAGTCGATCCGCGTGAAGGATTTAAACGAATCTCAAGAAGCTGCGATTCGTAAAGCGCTTGAAGAAAGTGCGAAAGTGGAAGGGGACTTGCGTTCCGAAATCCAACTGAACATCAAGCGTCTGATGGATATCGGTTGTTATAGAGGACTTAGACATAGAAGAGGTCTTCCGGTGAACGGTCAGAGAACCAGAACGAACGCCAGAACCAGAAAGGGCGGCAAGAAAACCGTCGCGAATAAGAAAAAGGTAACTAAGTAA
- the rpmJ gene encoding 50S ribosomal protein L36: MKVRTSVKKICSSCKVIRRKGVIRVICTNPKHKQRQA; encoded by the coding sequence ATGAAAGTAAGAACATCAGTTAAGAAGATCTGCTCTAGCTGCAAGGTTATCAGAAGAAAAGGTGTGATTCGAGTAATCTGCACCAATCCTAAACACAAACAAAGGCAAGCATAA